Proteins encoded within one genomic window of Camelina sativa cultivar DH55 chromosome 19, Cs, whole genome shotgun sequence:
- the LOC104766749 gene encoding clathrin light chain 1 codes for MATFDDGDFPPQTHSPSEHDDFGYDSFSEAQPPPPPTQHQHPSGGFSSSFNGGDGSDNPASPNGYGFGASSPSHEFSSPFESEANGNGGDAIFSSDGPVLPDPNEMREEGFQRREWRRLNAIHLEEKERKEKEMRNQIITEAEDFKKAFYEKRDKTIETNKTDNREKEKLYWANQEKFHEDVDKHYWKAIAELIPREVPNIEKKRGKKDPDKKPSVNVIQGPKPGKPTDLGRMRQIFLKLKTNPPPHMMPPPPPAKDAKDGKDAKDAKDGKDAKGGKDAKNLKDGKPADPKATEEKPASPAKDASVEIAKPEVAASGEGEKHVAEAEAEGAKAE; via the exons ATGGCGACTTTTGACGACGGAGATTTCCCACCTCAAACCCATTCTCCGTCCGAGCACGATGACTTTGGCTACGATAGTTTCTCGGAAGCTCAGCCACCTCCCCCCCCGACCCAACATCAACATCCCTCCGGTGGATTCTCCTCTTCTTTTAATGGTGGTGATGGATCTGACAATCCTGCTTCCCCTAACGGCTACGGATTTGGTGCTTCCTCACCTAGCCACGAGTTTTCCTCTCCGTTCGAGTCTGAAGCTAACGGTAACGGCGGCGACGCGATCTTCTCTTCCGATGGTCCGGTTCTTCCAGATCCGAATGAGATGAGGGAGGAGGGTTTTCAACGCCGTGAGTGGCGCCG TCTAAACGCCATTCACCTTGAGGAGAAGGAaaggaaagagaaggagatgcgGAACCAGATCATAACTGAAGCAGAAGATTTCAAGAAAGCCTTCTACGAGAAAAGAGACAAGACTATTGAGACCAACAAGACTGATAACCGCGAAAAGGAAAAA CTATACTGGGCTAACCAAGAGAAGTTCCACGAAGATGTTGACAAGCATTACTGGAAAGCTATTGCAGAGCTAATCCCGCGTGAGGTTCCCAACATCGAGAAGAAGAGAGGGAAAAAGGATCCGGACAAGAAACCATCAGTGAATGTTATCCAAGGTCCTAAACCTGGGAAGCCAACTGATCTAGGGAGAATGAGGCAGATATTCTTGAAGCTCAAGACTAATCCCCCACCCCACATGATGCCACCTCCTCCTCCAGCCAAAGATGCCAAAGATGgcaaagatgcaaaagatgccAAAGATGGGAAGGATGCAAAAGGAGGAAAAGACGCCAAGAACCTAAAAGATGGGAAACCTGCGGATCCAAAGGCCACAGAGGAAAAACCTGCTTCACCTGCCAAAGACGCAAGTGTTGAAATAGCTAAACCTGAGGTTGCTGCCTCAGGAGAGGGAGAAAAACATGTGGCTGAGGCTGAGGCTGAGGGAGCCAAGGCAGAGTGA
- the LOC104766751 gene encoding expansin-B1 — MQLLPVILPTVLYVFLHLLRGGSGSVPPLAHSSQHVPASHWLPATATWYGSPEGDGSSGGACGYGSLVDVKPFKARVGAVSPILFNSGEGCGACYKVRCLDKTICSKRAVTIIVTDQSPSGPSAKAKHTHFDLSGAAFGHMAIPGHNGVIRNRGLLNILYRRTACKYRGKNIAFHVNAGSTDYWLSLLIEYEDGEGDIGSMHIRQAGSKEWIAMKHIWGANWCIVAGPLEGPFSVKLTTLSNNKTLSATDVIPSNWVPKATYTSRLNFSPVL, encoded by the exons ATGCAGCTCCTTCCGGTCATCTTACCGACAGTACTATACGTCTTCCTCCACCTTTTAAGAGGCGGCTCTGGCTCTGTTCCGCCATTGGCTCATTCCAGTCAACACGTGCCAGCCTCTCATTGGCTTCCCGCTACCGCCACCTGGTACGGAAGTCCCGAGGGCGACGGCAGCAGCG GAGGAGCTTGTGGTTACGGGTCGCTAGTGGACGTGAAGCCCTTCAAGGCTAGAGTTGGAGCGGTGAGTCCGATTCTGTTCAATAGCGGCGAAGGCTGTGGTGCATGCTACAAGGTCAGGTGTCTCGACAAGACCATTTGCTCTAAGAGAGCGGTCACCATTATTGTTACCGACCAGTCACCGTCAGGACCATCTGCTAAAGCAAAACACACCCACTTCGACCTCAGTGGTGCAGCCTTTGGCCATATGGCTATTCCCGGCCATAACGGCGTCATCCGCAACCGTGGTCTATTAAACATCCTCTACCGCCG aacggCATGCAAATACAGAGGGAAGAACATAGCATTCCATGTGAACGCAGGATCAACTGATTATTGGCTATCTCTTCTAATTGAGTATGAAGATGGTGAAGGAGACATTGGCTCTATGCACATTCGtcaa GCCGGGTCTAAGGAGTGGATAGCGATGAAGCACATATGGGGAGCAAACTGGTGCATCGTGGCAGGACCACTCGAGGGACCATTCTCCGTCAAGCTCACCACTTTGTCCAACAACAAGACACTCTCCGCCACCGACGTCATCCCCAGTAACTGGGTTCCCAAAGCTACTTACACCTCCCGGCTCAACTTCTCCCCTGTTCTCTAA